One region of Carassius gibelio isolate Cgi1373 ecotype wild population from Czech Republic chromosome A1, carGib1.2-hapl.c, whole genome shotgun sequence genomic DNA includes:
- the LOC128031750 gene encoding microfibril-associated glycoprotein 4-like, with protein sequence MTELVVALLSVLMGFTESVSDGFKPIDCSDVYKYGQTVSGIYSIYPAGDIPVWVYCEMISGGKDEDNGAWTVFQRRMDGTVNFYRPWNQYKRGFGNVEGEYWLGLENMYQLTRRNKYMLRVDLEDFTGRKGFALYSSFSVDSEADGYKLQVSGFKDGGAGDSLSYHNGQKFTTFDKDQDSYGTNCAKVYLGAFWYNGCHTANPNGVYLWGEDPTIFAIGNVWYSWKSNFAVGMKFISMKIRRVS encoded by the exons ATGACAGAGCTTGTTGTGGCTCTGCTCTCTGTTCTCATGGGGTTTACTGAGTCTGTTTCTGATGGATTCAAGCCCATTGACTGTTCTGATGTCTATAAATATGGACAAACAGTCAGTGGGATTTACTCCATCTATCCAGCAGGAGACATTCCTGTCTGGGTTTACTGTGAGATGATCTCCGGTGGGAAAGATGAAGACAACGGAGCATGGACG GTGTTTCAGAGGAGAATGGACGGCACTGTGAATTTTTATCGACCGTGGAATCAGTACAAGAGAGGATTTGGGAATGTGGAGGGAGAATACTGGCTGG GGCTGGAGAACATGTACCAGCTGACACGTAGGAACAAGTACATGCTGAGAGTGGATCTGGAGGACTTCACCGGGAGGAAAGGTTTCGCTCTGTACTCGTCCTTTTCTGTGGATTCTGAAGCTGATGGATACAAACTACAAGTTTCAGGGTTCAAAGATGGAGGAGCAG GTGACTCTTTGTCCTACCATAATGGACAGAAGTTCACCACCTTTGACAAGGACCAAGATTCATACGGCACTAACTGTGCCAAAGTGTATCTCGGGGCATTTTGGTACAATGGCTGTCACACTGCAAACCCCAACGGTGTGTATTTATGGGGAGAAGATCCCACCATTTTTGCCATTGGAAATGTGTGGTACAGCTGGAAGAGCAATTTTGCTGTTGGCATGAAATTCATTAGCATGAAGATCAGACGTGTGTCATAG
- the LOC128031690 gene encoding microfibril-associated glycoprotein 4-like — MTPTMKVFVVALLSVFMASVVCGSKPFDCSDVYNSGQTVSGIYSIYPAGDIPVWVYCEMISGGKAEDNGAWTVIQRRMDGSVNFYQPWKQYKTGFGSTEGEYWLGLENMYQLTRKNKYMLRVDLEDFTGRKGFALYSSFSVDSEADGYKLQVSGFKDGGAGDSLTDHNGQKFTTFDKDQDVYGENCAKEFLGAFWYKFCHTANPNGVYLWGDDDTHFGIGVVWSTWKNSVTVSVKTISMKIKPVS; from the exons ATGACACCAACA ATGAAGGTGTTTGTTGTGGCTCTGCTCTCTGTTTTCATGGCGTCTGTTGTTTGTGGATCCAAACCATTCGACTGCTCTGATGTCTATAACTCAGGACAAACAGTCAGTGGGATTTACTCCATCTATCCAGCAGGAGACATTCCTGTCTGGGTTTACTGTGAGATGATCTCCGGTGGGAAAGCTGAAGACAACGGAGCATGGACG GTGATTCAGAGGAGAATGGACGGTAGTGTGAATTTCTATCAGCCGTGGAAACAGTACAAGACTGGATTCGGATCCACCGAGGGCGAATACTGGCTGG GGCTGGAGAACATGTACCAGCTGACACGTAAGAACAAGTACATGCTGAGAGTGGATCTGGAGGACTTCACCGGGAGGAAAGGTTTCGCTCTGTACTCGTCCTTCTCTGTGGATTCTGAAGCTGATGGATATAAACTACAAGTTTCAGGATTCAAGGATGGAGGAGCAG GCGACTCATTGACGGACCACAATGGTCAGAAGTTCACCACCTTTGACAAAGACCAAGATGTCTATGGAGAAAACTGTGCTAAAGAGTTTCTGGGAGCATTTTGGTACAAATTTTGTCACACTGCGAACCCCAATGGCGTGTACTTATGGGGAGATGACGACACTCATTTCGGCATTGGTGTTGTTTGGTCAACCTGGAAAAACAGTGTCACTGTCAGCGTGAAAACCATCAGCATGAAAATCAAACCAGTGTCTTAG